One window of Pelmatolapia mariae isolate MD_Pm_ZW linkage group LG18, Pm_UMD_F_2, whole genome shotgun sequence genomic DNA carries:
- the cpdp gene encoding CPD photolyase isoform X1, with protein MLHCVWRSTSPFSAPGRFLKLPLHHHQRPSSPALFFLTCFFSCQPTMSSTKRKASSAAAGEEHRAKQQKLAPVKEEKKEKVGGWLQSLVQQQRSEKKDLKFNKKRLRFLSDTEKIKQGSEGVLYWMLRDQRVQDNWALIHAQRLAVEENLPLHVCFCLVVPKSELSTLRHYSFMLKGLEEVAKECEQLNIQFHLLHGAPGKVLPGFVSDRSFGAVVTDFSPIREPLQWLEDVKKKLPKDIPFIQVDAHNIVPCWVASPKQEYSARTIRGKITNLLSEFLTDFPLVHAHPHTATRTAKGVDWDKTLASLDVDRTVKEPEWAKPGTKAGMDMLESFIDVRLKLFGSQRNDPNAPALSQLSPWLRFGQISAQRVAWQVQRNGKNASQSVPAFIEELVVRRELTDNFCFYNKKYDSVEGAYEWAQKTLKDHAKDKRPYLYTREQLEKAKTHDKLWNAAQYQVVTEGKMHGFLRMYWAKKILEWTSSPEEALSIALYLNDRYELDGQDPNGFVGCMWSICGIHDQGWAERDVFGKIRYMNYKGCLRKFNVAQFERKYCPKSL; from the exons ATGCTGCACTGTGTTTGGAGGAG CACATCACCTTTCTCTGCACCAGGGCGCTTCTTAAAGCTTCCCCTTCACCACCATCAGAGGCCCAGCAGCCCCGCACTCTTCTTCCTGACCTGTTTCTTCAGCTGCCAGCCCACCATGTCAAGCACGAAACGCAAGGCATCTTCTGCAGCTGCTGGCGAGGAGCACCGTGCCAAGCAGCAGAAGCTGGCTCCCGTcaaggaggagaagaaggagaaagTTGGGGGCTGGCTGCAGAGTCTTGTGCAGCAGCAGAGATCAGAGAAGAAAGACTTGAAGTTCAACAAAAAGCGCCTGCGTTTTCTATCTGATACTGAAAAGATAAAGCAGGGCTCAGAGGGTGTCCTCTACTGGATGTTAAGAGATCAGAGAGTACAAG ATAACTGGGCACTGATCCATGCCCAGCGGCTCGCCGTGGAGGAGAACCTCCCTCTGCAtgtctgtttctgtttggtAGTGCCCAAATCAGAGCTGTCTACTCTGAGACATTACAGCTTCATGCTGAAGGGGCTGGAAGAGGTTGCAAAG GAATGTGAACAGTTAAACATCCAGTTCCACTTGCTGCACGGCGCTCCCGGGAAAGTTCTCCCCGGCTTTGTGTCCGACCGCAGCTTTGGGGCCGTGGTGACAGACTTCTCTCCTATCAGAGAGCCGCTGCAGTGGTTGGAGGACGTCAAAAAGAAACTTCCCAAAGACATTCCCTTCATACAG GTTGATGCCCACAATATTGTTCCCTGCTGGGTAGCTTCACCTAAACAGGAGTACTCCGCTCGGACGATCAGAGGAAAAATTACCAATCTGTTATCAGAGTTCCTCACTGATTTTCCCCTGGTACACGCACACCCCCACACTGCTACGAGAACCGCCAAA GGAGTAGACTGGGACAAAACCCTAGCCTCCCTGGATGTTGACAGAACTGTAAAAGAGCCAGAATGGGCCAAGCCGGGCACCAAAGCAGGGATGGACATGCTGGAGTCCTTCATTGATGTACGACTTAAACTGTTTGGTAGCCAACGCAACGACCCGAACGCTCCCGCCCTGAGCCAGCTTTCCCCCTGGCTCCGCTTTG GCCAGATTTCGGCCCAGCGTGTGGCTTGGCAGGTTCAGCGCAACGGGAAGAATGCAAGTCAGTCCGTACCGGCCTTCATTGAAGAGCTGGTGGTGCGTCGAGAGCTGACTGACAACTTCTGTTTCTACAACAAGAAATACGACAGCGTGGAGG GTGCCTATGAATGGGCTCAGAAGACCTTAAAAGATCATGCCAAAGACAAGAGGCCGTATCTCTACACGCGTGAGCAGCTGGAGAAAGCAAAGACTCATGACAAGCTGTGGAACGCAGCTCAG TACCAGGTGGTTACAGAGGGGAAGATGCATGGTTTCTTGAGGATGTACTGGGCCAAAAAGATCCTGGAGTGGACTTCTTCCCCAGAGGAGGCGCTCTCCATCGCTCTGTACCTAAACGATCGCTACGAGCTGGATGGTCAAGACCCTAACGGCTTTGTCG GTTGTATGTGGTCTATTTGCGGCATCCACGATCAGGGCTGGGCGGAGAGAGACGTGTTCGGGAAGATCCGCTACATGAACTACAAAGGCTGCCTTCGGAAGTTTAACGTGGCTCAGTTTGAGAGAAAGTACTGTCCTAAAAGCCTTTGA
- the cpdp gene encoding CPD photolyase isoform X2, protein MSSTKRKASSAAAGEEHRAKQQKLAPVKEEKKEKVGGWLQSLVQQQRSEKKDLKFNKKRLRFLSDTEKIKQGSEGVLYWMLRDQRVQDNWALIHAQRLAVEENLPLHVCFCLVVPKSELSTLRHYSFMLKGLEEVAKECEQLNIQFHLLHGAPGKVLPGFVSDRSFGAVVTDFSPIREPLQWLEDVKKKLPKDIPFIQVDAHNIVPCWVASPKQEYSARTIRGKITNLLSEFLTDFPLVHAHPHTATRTAKGVDWDKTLASLDVDRTVKEPEWAKPGTKAGMDMLESFIDVRLKLFGSQRNDPNAPALSQLSPWLRFGQISAQRVAWQVQRNGKNASQSVPAFIEELVVRRELTDNFCFYNKKYDSVEGAYEWAQKTLKDHAKDKRPYLYTREQLEKAKTHDKLWNAAQYQVVTEGKMHGFLRMYWAKKILEWTSSPEEALSIALYLNDRYELDGQDPNGFVGCMWSICGIHDQGWAERDVFGKIRYMNYKGCLRKFNVAQFERKYCPKSL, encoded by the exons ATGTCAAGCACGAAACGCAAGGCATCTTCTGCAGCTGCTGGCGAGGAGCACCGTGCCAAGCAGCAGAAGCTGGCTCCCGTcaaggaggagaagaaggagaaagTTGGGGGCTGGCTGCAGAGTCTTGTGCAGCAGCAGAGATCAGAGAAGAAAGACTTGAAGTTCAACAAAAAGCGCCTGCGTTTTCTATCTGATACTGAAAAGATAAAGCAGGGCTCAGAGGGTGTCCTCTACTGGATGTTAAGAGATCAGAGAGTACAAG ATAACTGGGCACTGATCCATGCCCAGCGGCTCGCCGTGGAGGAGAACCTCCCTCTGCAtgtctgtttctgtttggtAGTGCCCAAATCAGAGCTGTCTACTCTGAGACATTACAGCTTCATGCTGAAGGGGCTGGAAGAGGTTGCAAAG GAATGTGAACAGTTAAACATCCAGTTCCACTTGCTGCACGGCGCTCCCGGGAAAGTTCTCCCCGGCTTTGTGTCCGACCGCAGCTTTGGGGCCGTGGTGACAGACTTCTCTCCTATCAGAGAGCCGCTGCAGTGGTTGGAGGACGTCAAAAAGAAACTTCCCAAAGACATTCCCTTCATACAG GTTGATGCCCACAATATTGTTCCCTGCTGGGTAGCTTCACCTAAACAGGAGTACTCCGCTCGGACGATCAGAGGAAAAATTACCAATCTGTTATCAGAGTTCCTCACTGATTTTCCCCTGGTACACGCACACCCCCACACTGCTACGAGAACCGCCAAA GGAGTAGACTGGGACAAAACCCTAGCCTCCCTGGATGTTGACAGAACTGTAAAAGAGCCAGAATGGGCCAAGCCGGGCACCAAAGCAGGGATGGACATGCTGGAGTCCTTCATTGATGTACGACTTAAACTGTTTGGTAGCCAACGCAACGACCCGAACGCTCCCGCCCTGAGCCAGCTTTCCCCCTGGCTCCGCTTTG GCCAGATTTCGGCCCAGCGTGTGGCTTGGCAGGTTCAGCGCAACGGGAAGAATGCAAGTCAGTCCGTACCGGCCTTCATTGAAGAGCTGGTGGTGCGTCGAGAGCTGACTGACAACTTCTGTTTCTACAACAAGAAATACGACAGCGTGGAGG GTGCCTATGAATGGGCTCAGAAGACCTTAAAAGATCATGCCAAAGACAAGAGGCCGTATCTCTACACGCGTGAGCAGCTGGAGAAAGCAAAGACTCATGACAAGCTGTGGAACGCAGCTCAG TACCAGGTGGTTACAGAGGGGAAGATGCATGGTTTCTTGAGGATGTACTGGGCCAAAAAGATCCTGGAGTGGACTTCTTCCCCAGAGGAGGCGCTCTCCATCGCTCTGTACCTAAACGATCGCTACGAGCTGGATGGTCAAGACCCTAACGGCTTTGTCG GTTGTATGTGGTCTATTTGCGGCATCCACGATCAGGGCTGGGCGGAGAGAGACGTGTTCGGGAAGATCCGCTACATGAACTACAAAGGCTGCCTTCGGAAGTTTAACGTGGCTCAGTTTGAGAGAAAGTACTGTCCTAAAAGCCTTTGA